The segment TAGTAGTTGATGTTCTTACCGTTTCATACCAACTCCTCGCTAcgtaatttgttaaattattgaaaattcgTAACCtccaaaataattttcttcttttttagCCATATTTTTGTCAATAGCTTTTCAATCTGAACCAATTATATCATTATTGCCGAGAATCAAAGAATGATTAAACGAAAGATTGTATCTTGAAGTACAAACGTGTTTCAGTCttgacatttattaaaattacatttaaatataaactagaTAAGCGAGTCCTATgttctaaattaataattcattggaaatagaatatttatattaagccaGTCTATTTCTTATAATCATCCAAATAGTTCGTTGTCACATTTGAAAGTAGGCCTTGTTCAACTCTACTACCAAGGTCACGTGACACTAGACTAAGAAGTTCTACGCCCTTTTCCTGCAGGAACTTGGTAACAGAACCCaaactatacaaaatattctcaaCAAGCCTCTCCTTCTCACCAGCAGACAACTGATTCTCATACAAATCTCTAGCTTGATCAAAATTATATGGTGGATGTTCGACTATTTGTATCAATTTAGACTCTTCTACATACGGTATAGGTCCGTTGAACGAATTAGGATAGTAATTAGGAATATCTCTCTCGTTATCTTTAACCGGCGCTGCACCATCGCGATTATACGTTAGCGATCTAAACGGACAGTTTACACGGATTTTGTTAAAGTTTGCCCCAAGCCTGTGATATTGTGCAGAACGATACGCCAATCTtctcatttcaaatattttgtcaACGCCACCAAGAATTCCGGGTATTAAATTCGAAGGGCTAAACGCCAATTGCTCAACTTCGGCAAAGTAGTTCTTTGGGTTTTTGTTTAATACCATCTTTCCTACAGGGTGCAGGGGATATTTCTCAATCGGAAGAACTCTTGTTACATCAAATACATCTGTTTCTGAATTCTTAACCTCATCAAGGGTCAGTATCTGGAACGATAAAGTCCATGATGGATAATCACCTCCCTCAATAGCTCTGTACAAGTCACGAATACAATAATCGGCATCTTCTCTACTGATCGTTCTTGCTTGTTCTGCCGTCAAAAACCTTACCCCACCATCAGGTATAAAATGGAATCTAACGAAATAATATTCACCTTTTTCGTTTACGAACTGATACGTGTGTATAGAAAAACCTGGCATATAACGATACCCATCAGGGATGCCTCGATCTCCAAATACTTGTAAGAATACATGCATACTCTCCGGTCGAAGAGTGATGAAATCCCACAGCATATTAGCGTCAAATAGATTAGTAGCTGGATTCCTTTTCTGAGTGTGAGTGAACATTGTGAAGTCAATGGGGTCTTTGATGGAAAACATTTCCGTATTAAACCCTACTAAATCAAAATTACCATCCTCTGAGTAGAATCTGACGGCAAAACCTCTTGCGTCTCTTAGAAGATCGTTACCTCCCCTTTCGGGGTTGATTGGTGAAAATCTGGCGACGATAGGTGTTGTCTTTCCTACCGAACTGAAAATCTTAGCTTTGGTTATATGTGAAATGTCATGAGTTACTTCAAAGTAGCCGAATGCTCCACCCCCCTTTGCATGGACAAAACGTTCCGGGATACGTTCCCGAAATATATGTGTTATAGAGTCCAATAAATATTCGTTAAAAAGCAACCTAGTGTTCAAGGTACTTGTTGTTTCACGTAAGGGAACCGGTACTCCATTACTGGTTGTCATAATGCCAATAGGTCcctagaaaaaaattgtatattcaACAATAACATAATCAAACTTTTCATTTTGTGCGAATAGATATAAACCTATTTAttaaacagtatttaaaatcTCGTGATTCGgctaaaaattatgttttttaagtatattcGATCGGTACTTCAAAAAGTTAGAGACTAAATTAAAGGCgaaaa is part of the Pieris napi chromosome 21, ilPieNapi1.2, whole genome shotgun sequence genome and harbors:
- the LOC125060500 gene encoding catalase-like codes for the protein MYRFIVLLFSILVLAFDDDPANQIEVFRKKTKGPIGIMTTSNGVPVPLRETTSTLNTRLLFNEYLLDSITHIFRERIPERFVHAKGGGAFGYFEVTHDISHITKAKIFSSVGKTTPIVARFSPINPERGGNDLLRDARGFAVRFYSEDGNFDLVGFNTEMFSIKDPIDFTMFTHTQKRNPATNLFDANMLWDFITLRPESMHVFLQVFGDRGIPDGYRYMPGFSIHTYQFVNEKGEYYFVRFHFIPDGGVRFLTAEQARTISREDADYCIRDLYRAIEGGDYPSWTLSFQILTLDEVKNSETDVFDVTRVLPIEKYPLHPVGKMVLNKNPKNYFAEVEQLAFSPSNLIPGILGGVDKIFEMRRLAYRSAQYHRLGANFNKIRVNCPFRSLTYNRDGAAPVKDNERDIPNYYPNSFNGPIPYVEESKLIQIVEHPPYNFDQARDLYENQLSAGEKERLVENILYSLGSVTKFLQEKGVELLSLVSRDLGSRVEQGLLSNVTTNYLDDYKK